A DNA window from Anas platyrhynchos isolate ZD024472 breed Pekin duck chromosome 33, IASCAAS_PekinDuck_T2T, whole genome shotgun sequence contains the following coding sequences:
- the LOC140000217 gene encoding latent-transforming growth factor beta-binding protein 4-like: MAVDVVYLTLPNPPAVGQHPCPKGFRRANGSCVDVDECQEGGFCKNGLCTNTRGSFACLCHEGFILDSSRSSCICGIGMGLGAPPHVPEVPHVPKVPQRVPEAPQRVPEVPPDVPEVPQRVPEVPPRIPEVPPPAPEVVIVPRPTLGLLGPLPTPPGPEGPAPAAGSVCERNPRICGPGRCVPRQGGYTCLCHPGFWLSTQGTHCIDVDECRRSPRPCAPGRCENTVGSFRCVCGPGYRPGPGGTDCQDVDECAQSPSPCAQSRCENLPGGYRCVCPAGYQASTPTGQCQDIDECENHLACPGQECANTPGSFQCRPCRDGFELHHGRCADVDECATGSPCGPHGRCSNTEGSFHCQCRRGYRVGAGGAPCADVNECLEGDFCFPHGECLNTEGSYSCLCAQGYASTPEGTACVDVDECQRGDVCRGGRCANTDGAFECHCPAGFRTDAERAQCHDVDECQEHGAELCGAERCENLPGSYRCVPACQHGYRPRDGGGCEGL, encoded by the exons CGAAcccccccgccgtggggcagcacccctgccccaaaggTTTCCGCCGCGCCAACGGCTCCTGCGTGG atgtggaTGAGTGCCAGGAGGGGGGGTTCTGCAAGAACGGGCTCTGCACCAACACCCGGGGCAGCTTCGCCTGCCTCTGCCACGAGGGCTTCATCCTGGACTCGTCCCGGAGCAGCTGCATCTgtgggatcgggatgggattgggg gcaccaccgcatgtccctgaggtgccacatGTCCCCAAGGTTCCACAGCGGGTCCCTGAGGCGCCacaacgtgtccccgaggtgccaccagacgtccccgaggtgccacaacgcgtccccgaggtgccaccgcgcatccccgaggtgccaccaccagcccccgagGTTGTCATCGTGCCTcgacccaccctggggctgctgggacccctccccacgccacccggcccggagggtccggcaccag CCGCCGGCAGCGTGTGCGAGCGGAACCCGCGGATCTgcggccccgggcgctgcgTCCCGCGCCAGGGCGGCTAcacctgcctgtgccaccccggcttctggctcagcacccagggcacccaCTGCATCG acgtggacgagtgccggcgcagcccccggccctgcgccCCCGGCCGCTGCGAGAACACGGTGGGGAGCTTCCGCTGCGTCTGCGGCCCCGGctaccggcccggccccggcggcaccgactgccaag atgtggatgaatgcgcccagagcccctcgccctgcgcccagagccgctgcgagaacttgcccggTGGCTACCGCTGCGTCTGCCCGGCCGGCTACCAGGCCAGCACGCCCACGGGACAGTGCCAGG ACATCGACGAGTGCGAGAACCACCTGGCCTGCCCCGGCCAGGAGTGCGCCAACACGCcgggctccttccagtgccGGCCGTGCCGCGACGGCTTCGAGCTGCACCATGGGCGCTGCGCAG acgtggacgagtgcgccaCGGGCTCGCCCTGCGGTCCCCACGGCCGCTGCAgtaacaccgagggctccttcCACTGCCAGTGCCGGCGCGGATACCGGGTGGGTGCCGGCGGCGCGCCATGCGCGG ATGTCAACGAGTGCCTGGAGGGCGACTTCTGCTTCCCCCACGGCGAGTGCCtcaacaccgagggctcctacagctgcctctgcgccCAGGGCTATGCCAGCACCCCCGAGGGCACCGCATGCGTTG acgtggacgagtgccagcgCGGGGACGTGtgccggggcggccgctgcgccAACACCGACGGCGCCTTCGAGTGCCACTGCCCCGCCGGCTTCCGCACCGACGCCGAGCGGGCCCAGTGCcacg atgtggacgagtgccaggagcacggggccgagttgtgtggggctgagcgctgcgagaacttgcccggatcctaccgctgcgtgcccGCCTGCCAGCACggctaccggccccgggacggcggggggtgtgagg GGCTGTGA